A portion of the Deltaproteobacteria bacterium genome contains these proteins:
- a CDS encoding ABC transporter ATP-binding protein translates to MSDPVLEFRAVTKRFGALNAVDQVSFSIQSGEVFTLLGPSGCGKTTTLRLVAGLEEPDGGEILIRGHCVAAPARGLFLAPEKRQLGMVFQSYAIWPHLSVFENVAFPLRVRKESHESICTRVHQALDVVGLDGLAERGSTQLSGGQQQRVALARALVYEPAILLLDEPLSNLDAKLREQMRVEIRALQKKLGLTVLYVTHDQAEAMTLSDRIAVVNRGRFEQVGAPEEVYETPLTPFVAEFLGRMVNFTGKVIKTAAGSWIEFAEGAGRCALDGAANAALGDGAAVRVFTRPEDVGIIAGSGSDGNRLAGTIEQTAYLGDRFEYHVRAAGVSLVLLASKKQRFHAGEKVQLTLDPARINLRLA, encoded by the coding sequence ATGAGTGATCCCGTTCTTGAGTTTCGCGCCGTCACTAAAAGATTTGGCGCGCTCAACGCCGTCGATCAAGTCAGCTTTTCGATTCAATCCGGTGAAGTGTTCACCTTGCTCGGCCCTTCCGGTTGCGGCAAGACCACCACGCTGCGGCTGGTTGCCGGTTTGGAAGAGCCGGACGGCGGCGAAATTTTGATTCGAGGCCACTGCGTTGCCGCGCCGGCGCGGGGATTATTCTTGGCGCCGGAAAAGCGCCAGCTCGGTATGGTGTTTCAATCCTACGCGATCTGGCCGCACCTGTCGGTTTTCGAGAACGTCGCGTTTCCGTTGCGCGTGCGTAAGGAATCCCACGAAAGTATTTGTACGCGCGTGCATCAGGCTCTCGATGTCGTCGGCCTCGACGGTCTGGCGGAGCGTGGCTCCACGCAGCTCTCCGGCGGCCAACAGCAACGCGTCGCCTTGGCGCGCGCGCTGGTTTACGAGCCGGCGATTTTACTGCTCGACGAGCCGCTGTCCAATCTTGATGCCAAGCTGCGCGAGCAAATGCGCGTGGAGATTCGCGCGTTGCAGAAAAAACTCGGGCTGACAGTACTTTACGTCACCCACGATCAAGCCGAAGCGATGACCCTGTCGGACCGCATCGCAGTGGTGAACCGAGGCCGCTTCGAACAGGTCGGCGCGCCGGAAGAGGTTTATGAAACGCCGTTGACGCCGTTTGTCGCCGAGTTCTTAGGACGTATGGTGAATTTCACCGGCAAGGTTATTAAAACTGCAGCCGGTAGTTGGATCGAGTTCGCCGAAGGCGCCGGTCGTTGCGCGTTGGACGGCGCGGCCAACGCGGCGTTAGGCGACGGTGCCGCGGTGCGAGTTTTTACCAGACCGGAAGACGTGGGAATTATTGCCGGCAGCGGCAGCGACGGCAATCGGCTCGCCGGCACCATCGAACAGACGGCCTATCTCGGCGATCGTTTCGAGTATCACGTCAGAGCGGCGGGCGTCTCTTTAGTTCTACTGGCGTCGAAGAAACAGCGGTTTCACGCCGGCGAAAAAGTCCAGCTCACGCTCGATCCGGCGCGGATAAACTTGCGACTGGCTTAG